From the Hoplias malabaricus isolate fHopMal1 chromosome 6, fHopMal1.hap1, whole genome shotgun sequence genome, the window CATGAGGAGCAGTAGAAAATCAGAGTGAATCATTGGTAAGCAATCCAGAAATATCTATATGCAAATCTACTGAAAAAACCCTGTGGTTTATTTATAACATATCCCCTTTAATATGACTACAAAGAAATACTTTAAAGTAGAAAAGTAGTAGAAAAAAACCAATGCCTTTACTATCTATGCAGACAGAGATTTATAGATCTAGGCTGGCCAGGGAATAGACTAGAAGTTTGTGTCTCAGACAATGGGAAGCCTGTTTCATCTAGGGTTGGATGATATGGTCAAAACATATATCACAATATGTTTCTTATTTTTGGTGGGTTGATATAATTCTGTAATCGAtgtgaacaatataaaagccacagGAAAAACTGCCaggaaaaaacaagaaacatagcaccactgtcaaacattaaccacttggctttgtcaatattaattttaaagttagtttaaaaagtTGACAGTGCCTTGTAATGAACATCAGTCAGTGGTGGATGTTATAAagaatgtatattgaaatactgaaaaagTTCTGTCTGATTAGCAAGAATGCATAGATATTGCAACATAAAAGTGAAGGTGAAATATTCTTTCTTATTTCGTATCATACTCTTTGTGATTTTGTTAAGCTTTGACCTCTTCAGTCAAACACTGAGTGTGAGGGAATAACTGATCATTGCATACGAACCTACTGTATCCGGAGGGCTAGAACTGTAGATGGCATTGTCCATGGCTGAAACATGGTAAGAAAGAGAATTGTTACTAGTAGTATTAGATGAATTTGTGGTAGTCATATGAAAATATAAACTGAGAACAACAATGGTGCTAAGCCCTCTCTGGGTCACCTGTCATGTCCATCTGGATGTGTCCATTGGTTACTGCTTTACCTCCTAAACCTGTCCAGAGCATCACCCACAATGATTAAACATCATGCTTTCTTATATCTTATTATTAGTTAGACATAAATATGCCTATGTTTGTTTCCTAGATGAAATCTACAATACCTGTCATATCCGTTCGAGTATCTGCACCTGTAACTGCACcatctgaaataataaaatctaaaaatattaattgacgCATTAAGCATTCAGATTTGTTTTAAATAGTTAATCTCTACAGGCATTGAGGTCACACTTTCAAAGGTCATACTGTGTGATCCCTATAGCCTCAGTATACTTACCAGTGATTTTGGCATAAGGACTGAGGGTGGGGTCTTTTAAATCCAAAGTTCCTGCTGAAAATCAATGGAAAATATGTGAGCCATGTTCTCCAGCTGCTTTTTCTTATTACTTAGATTTATTTTAGGGATTGAATGCTCGCCTGAGACTCTCTGGTATTTGAACAGCAAAACAGGTATAAATTCACTGAGGCATCTCACACTGTGAGGCTACTGTAAAGCCCTATTCGgacgggattagttttacacaAGAGCTAGGGTAGAGTAATTTTTCAACAAGacgtcagtaatgtttatggtggattcacactggataagAAATCGCGGTGAAAATAACAGATGGAAGGGGCTACTCGATTCACGCACTACCGTCAAACAATGTGGATAATACACACAGTGTTGCCAACTTGGCGATTTTGTCGCTAGATTTAGCAACTTTTCAGACCCTTTAGTGACAAATCTAGTGACTTTTTATACAAACCGTAACTATCATCTTCTTCTTTGCCAAATCTATTTCTGGGTCGCGGTCACATAACCTATTCAATATTAAAATTAAGATGTTTAATCTGGAAACCCTGACATTTTTAATTGCACATTAATTCAATTAAGGAGGTGTTTGACTCAAACCATAAATACACTCTTTCACAAAGCATAGTGGTGTATTAGCTGTTAATAAATTAAGGTAAATGTGGCGTTGCTGTTGCGGAGTTCAAAACGctgattagtttttttttacattttgtttatgcTGAAACACCGCAAACTCTcatcactctgtttttctcacacacatactgtgtgagaacataaatacataaatctgGTGTGTTTCCACTCCTCTTCTCACTTCTATTTCTTAGATGTTTAGAAATattatttctttgtaaatatGCACATAGTTTGTATATTTTATCCTGTACAGCTGGGGTGTCCTATCAAATAAGTTTTGTTGTAGCTGCTGGTTTCCCTAACTAATCAAGCTAGAACACACCTGATTTCATCAGTTGGTCTCAGCTAATGACCGCAGGgaaaatttcctatagtcatTGGTCATCCTATCATCATCTCCTGCTAGGTGGAATATTTAAAAACGTCACGATGACGTAATACATATGCAAATTAAGGCATTGCGTCATCTAGcgacatatagcaagttttcaAGCAAACTTTAGCTACTTTCCTCTGAAAATAGTTGGCAACGCTGCATAAACACAGCAGAGTTACAGGAGTTTTTAGACGGTCCCAACTGCTCTGAGATCAGCCCTCCCACCAAACATACAGCCCTAAACGAATTttctagtccttcataacaGATAACGGGTGAGAAGGTGGTAAAAAAACTTTACTAATCCTTCACACAATCCTTATTATAACCGATATTATAAACCGTTTAATGGTAGCGACACGCGTTCATAACACGTATGGAGGCTCCTAGTGTGGACAAAACATACAGGTCGTTTTGTGGATTTGATCGTGGTGTGTCGTTCAGCCGCTAAGCTTTTACTTGAACCGTATATTTCATCACTAAACGCATCCTTCAGCTCCTTCGCTTTCGAGAAAACACGCGAAAAACTCATctgggtgattttttttttacttttccccCACATCCACAGGTAAAAGTCATCCCATCCGAATAGGGCTTAAGAGTCAAAGAGCGAGCAAACGTTCACCTCGAGGGGCGCCATGACACAAGTCACAAGCATACtattgaggggaaaaaaggagTGAGCATTGATGTTGTTTTGTCTTCATCATTTGAACTCACTTCTGTCAGTTTGTGTGGCGAGACCAGGCTGCTCACCTGTGTAAAGAGGGACAAATCAAACGTGAGGTTACTGGAATAATTTTTGGTACATCAAAGCTGTGgatgaaaaaataatttcatacAGAAATAATCTTTGCTGTTTCTTCCTGTTGGGGAAAATTGTGGTCCAAGAAAAACTTGTGAAAACAGTGATGATCTAACCTCCACAATGAAAAGTCCCTTTTTGAAAGGGATCAATCATGCCATGGAGTTGTTAGCCAAGCGTAAATTCATGAACACTGAATTAAAGCTCACAAACTAACTGATCTATAATGTAATTTTCTGCAGTGAAGCATATTTACCAACTGGGTGATGTGTGACAAAAACCTGATGATCCAGTGAGCCtaattacaaatataaaatagaaGTTAAACACATTGTGACACTAAAATTTTTTTGTTGTCCTAAAGCTGTGCTATGCTTATGCTACTTTTAAGGACATTATGATAAATACTTGTAAGATACATACTAGTATCAGCATGAATGCCAGTTCCAGGAGGATCACCTGTGTACAACACAAATCCTATCAATACATATTAATCTCACAATTATATCTATACATACCTTTAACTATATTCCATGTCTGTATGGAATATTTTACCAACTTGGAGAAGATTTAGCTTTTTTGCATCATATTTTGTTCATACCTCTGTGTATGTCTGTTATGGGTCTGTGTCGTCCATTGCCTGTAGATGTATATATGTTACATATGATtggacaaaaaaataatttgcgCTATCTACTGTGAATTGATGCTTGGTTCAGAGCTTACCATTTCTATCAGATGATTCAGCACCATTGATATCATTGTTGCCATTTTCAGCAACATCTGAGGAGCACAAGTGGTAGAATTAGCAATGACACACCTCCCAAAGCATGTACTCTCTTAAAGATAGTGGATCTTGACTTATTATTTTGTGGCTTGTGCTTTTACTACCTACCTGTGTAATCCGTAAAATAAGGATCTGAATGTGACATCATTTCAAAGCCTGTAGCTGCACCTGGGATATTAGTACTGAATCAGTGTCacaaaatgaatacattaattGAGACCTAAATCTATATTGGTCTCAGTTACCAAATGTTGCTTGGTTAATTTAAGGTTATTGAAGGAGCAATTAACCATTTTCACTGACTCCCTATGTTATAAAAAGGTCATTACACTAATGGCTAATGACCTGGATGTATCACAGATTCTGTACCTAATTTTTAGTAAACATAGCCATGGCATGTATGGGACCCATTCTTTAATgcataaaattaagaaatatttaGCCAATTTTGGTGATACATACTTATTGGACCTTTTAAAGATTTGTTTACCTGTTTTGTCTCCAAGTGAGCTGGATTGAGCGCCATTATCAGAGGACCCTATAAGCATAACAAATAAATTTCAGTATGGATCATCCAATATTATAGATTTTTGTGTACATTACCGTGCAAAATCTTAAACAGGTACACAATTGTTTAAAACAattcacattaaaaatacaaatgtgaGTATAAAGTTTTACattataaaaaagtaaaatgtaatatCATGTATAATTTTAAGGAGTTTATAATGTTGGTTTAGTTTCTGAATGTATTAAGTTCTCTCACAGGTACTACAAAAATATGATATCCTTTATTTAACTTTGTTTAATCTGCTTAACATACACATAAAATGTATGTACAAATCTACTTGTAGATTTTTTGTCATATTTCTAGtataatatatgaaatattaaaaatgatttgcATTATGTCTTACAACATTCATAAATCCACTAGAATAAGACAATTTCTCTGGAGATAACCTCTTGAAAAAAgtagaaaaaataaacagaaaaatgtgTATTTCTACTTGTATACTAAAATTCCATATGCTTTCAAATGAAGTATTTAAAAGAGATTTTAAGATATCTTCACTTgcaaaaatataatttcttgCAGGGAACATgccattttaatttaatgaaggACTGATTAGCCAAACTAAGTGCAACATGATAAATAAAAACCCTGTCcttccagaaggagagggttTAACATGGTTGAACTaatattccttcattcattcattttctgtaacctcttatccaattcaggtttgcggtgggtctggagcctatccagaatggTTAAGCTATTATGGtcacataaaatattaattactgtttatttatttacatgtatatttCCAAGAGAAATCTTTAACTCAGTATTGTATGTCTGTATGTAGTATACAGTAGAATGCTGTTTACCAGTAGACTGGACAGAAAAACCAGGACCAGTCCCTGTAGAGGAATGATCAGGACCTGAAGGGGTTCAATATTTGGACAAACACTTTGGCAAAATGTTTTTTACAATgcattattaaaatgatttattattttacagcattattaaaaacaaaatataaatatatgactTGACTAAAGATGAGAAATTGTCAATAGTTTTTTTATGTAGATCTGGTCTTGGCGTAACAAGAACTAAACATTTGGTGATTCTCCTACTAAACCTGTAAATTAACTACCGAGTTCAATTAGGAGATTCACCAAACCAAATTTGTCACAAGGTTTTCAGGACCCACTGGTGTAGTGCCTGGTTTCCTCAGTGATGTGTGGGCACAATGTCTCATGTACAACAATGCAACCTTTGTAAGCCTGGCAAAGCATTTCAGAGATTATGGTGGGATAGGCCATGGTACATAGAGAATGCTATTGTGGGGAAGGAAGCTAAATTTACGATGCAAGGCAAAGCAGAATAGAGCCAGTAGCCATTACCTGGTGGAGGGTCTGGAGCTGAACTGCTACTGGCTGGATGTCCTGGATCCAGCCCAGCTGCTGAAAAAGAACCAACAGAGTGAAACAAAGCAAAACCAACCCTGATTTACACCACTTTCCCCTTTCATTTACCACTCAGGAAAGAACTACATCTAGATTTCTAGATTAGTTTATCCAAATGCTCCATAATTAATGCAACATGTCAAGAGCAAGCATTTCAAGGTTCTTTTAAGGGCTGTATGGACAAACACACAACCATCAGTCCAGCTTATGTGAAGTAGGATAACCATCTTATTATGAGTCACAGGAGATTAATGGGCAGTttaatggtttttttttttgagagatgATAAACCTCAGTCTACACTGGCTGTTTGACTAAATATGTAAGTGAAAGTAAATGAAGAGACACTAACCTGTTGACTCTACCTGATAAGCAAGTCCCATATGATCTGCTGAGATAGCATCAGTTATTAGACATGTGGACATAACGTCTGAGGGAGCAGCAGTGGGGTCTGAAGGCATACCTATACTATCGGTGTAAGGGTCTGGAGAAAAGCTTTCCCCCATGCCACCTGCAAAAAGAACACAAGTGGGTTTCAGGTAGTAATGACCTAGGTGTCCCAGAACTCCTAGAGTGAATGAAAGAGACACTCACCCATTAAGCCAATGAGGAAGTCATGGCTGGATTGGTCTGTCATGCCTAGGACATATGCAAttagacccagggacccagttATCAACCAGCAGACCTTTTAATGGTCATTAATACATATATTAAGAATATTCTATAAAATCAATGGGCGATATGTCATGTTAAATCAGGTTACATCTCCAGTTCTTGGGCTAGCAAAACTGGTGACTTCACTGCTCAAATAGAGGTGTGTGTTAACTGGGGAATCAATGGGGAATGTACATTGGCAATCCATGACCAGAACTGGACAATGCTTTCtggtaatttttttatttattattataattttttgtcTGGTGGAATAGAATATTCAGTTTATTGCAGAGATTCCTCCTGACTCactattgttttgtttgttagttttgtcCTAATAAAGGCAATGTCAATAATTCTGGGAAACTGCTGTTCTctcgtttgtttacattcagcagctcattgtcttttaaggtggaacagtaagtTTGAGGGGAAAAACTAGTTTgaacgtggctgaagtttagcttttctgtatgtttttaatcactgttAGAATTACCACAGACTTATTTGCAACtcaatttgtttagttttgtagctctTTTGGttggtgtttactttcatgtagttagcattctcctgaatttagagtccgTTTCACCTTCAGAAATCTGCAACAGCTAAAAtgagtcaatattacccaccagtggagcaggaatatagcaatatcctcatctaatttcatgattttcaacaatTCTCTGCCATGAGCTGAGAGGGAGAAAGCATAGCATGTCGGAATAAAATGATccatttatctatctatctatctatgtaccTATCTGCCTCTCTATCTGTTTACTGACAAgagggcttcataaacacactagACTGGTTTGCGGCAAACAAAtcgactggagagctagcaaatggtgaagaaacgtGAATATTTTGAAAAGTTTATTTTGATTAAGAATGTGAATGTCTCCTTTTTAAATGAAGATGTcaaaaaaatgtatcttttgCATAAAATCACAAAGATACACTTAACAGTAAAAAGTAACAGTAAAAAGTATATCCTTGAGAAGGAGGAACGATTCAGGGGAGTTTTTATCAAACCTGCTCAAAGCTAAAGACGTTTCTGAGGGCAGGTATTAGAAaactgaaatgtttaaaatgttaaattgtaTGAGGATCTGGACCAAACTTTGGCATACACAAAGCACAAGTTGCAATATGTACTACAGAACTCATGGTACAGATGCAAACCCTATTCATTAACTTACCTGTAAGTTCCAGATGTGAACTTGAGCCAAAATGATCAAAACCACCTGTGACATAAAAAAGCAAGTTATTTGCAAAATAAAATGATCTAACCATGATTTCTGAAACTTTGTTTGAGAACAACATTTTTCAAAGCATTTCCAAAAACCATGGgatttttgtgtaaaatgcaataaaaacaagaatgagtgatttaacattacattaactaacaaacacaaataaaaaatatccaaTGTTTTTACAGATAACAatcttataaaaatgtaaaatttgatACCtgcaacacattaaaaaaagttgAGAATAGATTTGTATATTTCCTGAATACCTGTCAAGTCTATCTGAGTTGTGCCTTCCACAAAGTGATCCAAGCCTGTGTTAAAACCAGAAAATATAGAAGACACTTCAAATGGTAGGGACAGATCTAGCCTTGCTCTGAATTTAATCATACTGCTTCACAAGCCACCTTCATACATTTTTGCAGACAAAAACAGCGCTAAGATGTACCAGGTGAAAAAGCActcttaattttaaaaataacattttgaaatgaataaaacattttgagGCCAGATTTTACACCAATATGAGTAATCTATACATGTTCTAAAATAAAAGcaagtaaataaaacaataaatcaagATTTATCAagatttttaattaaacattgaTTACTATGTGTTCAATTTTTCCAACCTGTATGGCCATTGTCTAGTCCATTAGTCAGCTGCTTGTGCCCATTGCCTGTAAAAGTACAACAGTAAGTCTTAATGTATTGCATTTGACTTTAAGACGAAAATTCGTATGCTTCTGTTACTGGGCTTCTAAAACCTTAACCTCATACATACCATTGTTCTCATTTTCTGGCAGTTCTCCTGGTGACTCCGAACCTAAAATTACATAAATCTAATTATAATGATTTGTTATCTTTTTGTGTGTGACTAATatgatttattttgtaaaataaatgtaacataaattatgtttttgttcattttttagtTATCAAGTTTTCACTTACCTGGGGTTTCAACCTGGGACCCTACATGAACAGTTTGGCCTTCACCTACATCAAGAGCACTGTTTTAGAAGATTGTTTTGTTATGCACCATTGTCATAATAAAAATTTTCCAGTGCATTTTCATGATGCAATTTTGCAATATACAATACGAATACCATTTTCTGATCCTTCTGTGTGTGGAGCTACTGCATCAGaacctacacatacacacacatatttggaGAATTACTCTTCTACATTCAtcaaaatgaatattaatgaatgCCCTCTGCAGGTCTATTACACTGCATTGGTTATAAGACTCAATGAGGGAAGAGGACTGATGTGTGTCTTGGGTACCTGCTGGCTGTTCTTGGACCTCAGAAGAAACTAAAGCTGAACCACTCGTCTGGCCTGGTTCCATCTGACTTTGCACAACATGGCTTGATGACACATGGCTCGGTGAAACCTGGCCTGGTGAGCCTAACCAAAAACAGATTCTCCAAACTTACCCCACAAAATTGACTTGCTTACTGCATCGTTGTGACAGCAACTGTGCAATAACACATATTATAAACAACTACGTCATATATAGTATGCAAATATACAAAAACATACCATGAGatatagtgtgtgagtgagctgTCCCAGCTGAACCTGCAATAAATAAAGGTCAGTGGGCTCTTTAGTAGGAAGTTTAGACTTAAtagtattttgaaaaaaatatatatttgcacaAAATTGTCATTACCAGGGACCTTTGACCCTGAGCTCCCATGACCAGCTCCACTTATGACTGCACCtaaatgtaattgtcttatttaGTGTGGCATCACAGTATATATAAATGTTCATTTTACAGGGTAAAAACATTTTGTGtatatttctaaaatatgtaatatttgatCATGTTTTGAGAATATTATAAGGTTATTCACTTTCTAgatattttgtttgtattaaaACTGCTTTATCTCTATAAAGTGCcagcattacattttaaagcaagAACATTATTGGCTAATAATATGAAGCAAtaccgggcggcacggtggtgcagtaggtagtgtcgcagtcacacagctccagggacctggaggttgtgggttcgattcccgctccgggtgactgtctgtgaggagttggtgtgttctgcccctgtctgcgtgggtttcctccgggtgctccggtttcctcccacagttcaaaaacacacgttgcaggtggattggcgactcgtaagtgtgtatgtgtgtgtgtatcgccctgtgaaggactggcgccctctccagggtgtattcctgccttgcgcccaatgattccaggtaggctctggacccacagcgaccttgaattggataagcggttacagataatgaatgaattaattgaaTGAAGCAATACCTATACataaaattacttaaaatgGTTAAAAGACATAAAGCCATGTGCCAGCTGAGGTTTTCCGCAATTCACATAACCACAGTTACTTGCGGAAATAGTGTTCTGCCAAGAAGTGGACAACAAATATCAACAGGGTCACAAAGGAGCCCTAGGGACAGCCCATGACAGGCTTCCTGCACTCAGACAATCCATAacaactacatttacattatagAAATGGAAAAATGACCACGTCACTGCTGCATGCACATGCATCAGGGGAACACCATATAGTGTTACCCAAGATGTGGCTACACTGAACTAAATGCCCTATGTATGACGGCAAGATTTATAAGCGTGTTAGATATCTTCAAACTTTCACAGGCTCAAACCCAGCCTTATGGCCACTCAACCCACAACCACTCCCAAAAGTAGAAAGGCTGTGCAGCTCCAAACACTGAGGGTGAAATATAGAAAGGTGCATCCCTGACGTTCGCTGGCAAGGGGAACTTTATGGAAACAATGTCAAAATCCACAACAACAAAGTGATAAAATGAGGCTTCATCCAAGGACCTTATCTATTCACGTGCCCTTTTGGATACTCATACAATGCTCCTAAACTGGCTTTGCTAAACTCCTTAACTGACTTTGGACATGTCCACCAGTGTTTTGTGCAGGTGGTCCAGCATAACAGGCAAAGTTGGTTACCATTGTCAGACCCAGCAAGCCCCAGTGTACTGTGAGCTGGTAGATTCAAGCTGGGCTACTATGTTAACCAACAAAAAATAGATACAAGCACCAACAAATCATCACCTCAAGTCCATAAGGCAGCAGCTCAGAGGATAATTATAAAAAGCTAAGAAATTTCCCTACCTACCACCTACCTTTATACATACtgtaaactagggtgaccagatctgagatggtgaaaagaGGACACCATCTCTTTGGGGGGGTTAAAAACCTTTACCTTTTAATAGTCGTAATAGTCGTACCTTTTAATAGTGGTAAAGATCGATAACCTTtacttagggtgaccagatctgagatggtgaaaaagagtaCATGTTTCTGggggggtggacgactactgacgtgcagactgaccaattaaatgtttacagagaaggttatcgaccaataatggtagctctacagtcagaccgtccaatctgaagattttaggctacttcaccactcccccttctcactcaagcgaaccaatcggagtaggggagggcgggactagtttgtgaacgaaaaacttctcgaaattctatgtaagctctagaaaaacaaaatcccagacgtttgtgaaattccgcctggacat encodes:
- the LOC136699097 gene encoding autotransporter adhesin BpaC-like, giving the protein MEPGQTSGSALVSSEVQEQPAGSDAVAPHTEGSENGEGQTVHVGSQVETPGSESPGELPENENNGNGHKQLTNGLDNGHTGLDHFVEGTTQIDLTGGFDHFGSSSHLELTGMTDQSSHDFLIGLMGGMGESFSPDPYTDSIGMPSDPTAAPSDVMSTCLITDAISADHMGLAYQVESTAAGLDPGHPASSSSAPDPPPGPDHSSTGTGPGFSVQSTGSSDNGAQSSSLGDKTVLISQVQLQALK